In Phacochoerus africanus isolate WHEZ1 chromosome 14, ROS_Pafr_v1, whole genome shotgun sequence, one genomic interval encodes:
- the RND2 gene encoding rho-related GTP-binding protein RhoN — translation MEGQSGRCKIVVVGDAECGKTALLQVFAKDAYPGSYVPTVFENYTASFEIDKRRIELNMWDTSGSSYYDNVRPLAYPDSDAVLICFDISRPETLDNVLKKWQGETQEFCPNAKVVLVGCKLDMRTDLATLRELSKQRLIPVTHEQGTVLAKQVGAVSYVECSSRSSERSVRDVFHVATVASLGRGHRQLRRTDSRRGLQRSTQLAGRPERGNGTGSEGEIHKDRAKSCNLM, via the exons ATGGAGGGGCAGAGCGGCCGCTGCAAGATTGTGGTGGTGGGGGACGCAGAGTGCGGCAAGACGGCGCTGCTGCAGGTGTTCGCCAAGGACGCCTACCCCGGG AGTTATGTCCCCACCGTGTTTGAGAACTACACCGCCAGCTTTGAGATCGACAAGCGCCGCATTGAGCTCAACATGTGGGACACTTCAG GTTCTTCTTACTATGATAATGTCCGGCCTCTGGCCTACCCTGATTCGGATGCTGTGCTCATCTGCTTCGACATTAGCCGACCAGAAACACTGGACAATGTCCTCAAGAAG TGGCAAGGGGAGACTCAGGAGTTTTGCCCCAATGCCAAGGTTGTGCTGGTTGGCTGTAAACTGGACATGCGGACCGACCTGGCCACACTGAGGGAGCTGTCCAAGCAGAGGCTTATCCCTGTTACACATGAGCAG GGCACTGTACTGGCCAAGCAGGTGGGCGCTGTGTCCTACGTGGAGTGCTCCTCCCGATCCTCCGAGCGCAGCGTCAGAGATGTCTTCCACGTGGCCACGGTGGCTTCCCTCGGCCGTGGCCACAGGCAGCTGCGCCGAACTGACTCGCGCCGGGGACTGCAGCGTTCCACTCAGCTGGCAGGACGGCCAGAGCGGGGCAACGGGACCGGGAGCGAGGGCGAGATACACAAGGATAGAGCCAAGAGCTGCAACCTCATGTGA
- the LOC125113835 gene encoding paired mesoderm homeobox protein 2B-like: protein MGTESHDVTIVWESGWLPPARVRTTTPATTREHAEGPNLPPYPSELSPNSSLPLSPRKSSQSNNEAQTVPNPPGPLGSHPHARILLLGRGFPRTPPRSSGPAPRQRGREAGPGARPPGWGRGGGGAAAPGGGSARAREMPVSAARAAAAAAAGEAAAGPGRGAAQGAGA from the exons ATGGGAACGGAAAGCCATGACGTCACCATTGTCTGG GAAAGTGGATGGCTGCCCCCCGCGCGTGTCCGAACTACCACGCCGGCGACCACGCGTGAGCACGCAGAAGGCCCAAACCTCCCACCATACCCCTCAGAACTTTCCCCGAACTCCTCCTTGCCTCTATCCCCAAGGAAGTCAAGTCAGTCAAATAACGAGGCTCAGACTGTCCCAAACCCGCCGGGGCCCCTCGGATCACACCCGCACGCTAGAATCCTGCTTCTGGGCCGCGGTTTCCCTCGGACCCCGCCCCGCTCCTCGGGCCCCGCCCCCCGGCAGCGCGGGAgggaggcggggccgggggcgcggccgccgggctgggggcggggcggagggggggcCGCGGCCCCGGGCGGGGGCTCGGCGCGGGCCCGGGAGATGCCGGTGTCGGCGGCCCGagcggctgcagctgcagcggcGGGGGAGGCGGCagcggggccagggaggggggctGCGCAGGGGGCCGGCGCGTAG